One genomic region from Lycorma delicatula isolate Av1 chromosome 9, ASM4794821v1, whole genome shotgun sequence encodes:
- the LOC142329706 gene encoding histone H3.3A: MARTKQTARKSTGGKAPRKQLATKAARKSAPSTGGVKKPHRYRPGTVALREIRRYQKSTELLIRKLPFQRLVREIAQDFKTDLRFQSAAIGALQEASEAYLVGLFEDTNLCAIHAKRVTIMPKDIQLARRIRGERA; this comes from the exons ATGGCACGTACAAAGCAGACAGCTCGTAAGTCAACAGGAGGAAAAGCTCCTCGTAAACAGTTGGCAACCAAAGCTGCACGTAAAAGTGCACCATCTACTGGAGGTGTCAAGAAACCTCATCGTTACag GCCTGGTACTGTAGCTTTGAGAGAAATTAGGAGATATCAGAAATCTACAGAGTTGCTGATTAGAAAATTACCATTCCAGCGTTTAGTGCGTGAAATTGCCCAAGACTTCAAGACTGATCTCAGATTCCAGAGCGCGGCTATTGGTGCATTACAG GAAGCAAGTGAGGCATATTTGGTTGGCTTATTTGAAGACACAAATTTATGCGCTATTCATGCCAAGCGTGTGACCATTATGCCTAAAGATATCCAGTTGGCTCGAAGAATTCGAGGAGAGAGAGCTTAA